One part of the Deltaproteobacteria bacterium PRO3 genome encodes these proteins:
- the sugE gene encoding quaternary ammonium compound efflux SMR transporter SugE translates to MAWIYLFVAGLLEIAWAVGMKYSEGFTRRWPSVFTLVMMLLSFGFLSLALKRLPIGTAYAIWTGIGAVGVTIWGIVFFGEAAGALRLACIALIVAGIIGLKWVSS, encoded by the coding sequence ATGGCCTGGATCTACCTCTTCGTCGCCGGACTGCTCGAGATCGCCTGGGCGGTCGGCATGAAATACTCCGAGGGCTTCACCCGTCGTTGGCCGAGCGTCTTCACGCTCGTCATGATGCTGCTCAGTTTCGGCTTCCTCTCCTTGGCCCTGAAGCGGCTTCCCATCGGCACCGCCTATGCGATCTGGACGGGGATCGGCGCCGTCGGCGTCACGATCTGGGGCATCGTTTTCTTCGGCGAGGCGGCGGGGGCCCTGCGCCTGGCCTGCATCGCCCTGATCGTCGCGGGCATCATCGGCCTCAAGTGGGTTTCTTCCTAA